One window of Nitrospira sp. genomic DNA carries:
- a CDS encoding pilus assembly protein PilP — MRQDALKLSSVPEIQRTAPQAVEAPLSGSSTPVASQLSAPDGVVGGGYDPSGRRDPFAPIVQELQPGKTDTTLPPLQRVTLTELNLIAIVWGAYGYTAMVQTPEGHGYTVRRGTRIGQNNGVVSAITERGIIVQERFTDVYGKKQEREHVKLLHPKEGSE, encoded by the coding sequence ATGCGGCAAGATGCTCTCAAGCTGTCTTCTGTACCGGAAATCCAGAGGACGGCTCCCCAAGCTGTAGAAGCGCCCCTGTCGGGATCAAGTACTCCGGTGGCTTCCCAGCTCTCCGCGCCAGACGGGGTGGTTGGAGGCGGGTATGATCCTTCCGGTCGTCGGGATCCATTTGCTCCTATCGTCCAGGAGCTTCAGCCGGGGAAAACGGATACAACTCTTCCACCATTGCAACGCGTGACTCTGACAGAGCTCAACCTTATTGCCATCGTATGGGGGGCATACGGCTATACCGCTATGGTGCAGACACCAGAAGGACATGGGTACACCGTTCGACGGGGAACAAGGATCGGGCAAAACAATGGAGTCGTCAGCGCAATTACCGAGCGCGGCATCATTGTCCAGGAACGGTTCACTGATGTGTATGGCAAGAAGCAGGAGCGAGAACATGTCAAGCTCTTACATCCCAAAGAGGGCTCAGAATGA
- the pilQ gene encoding type IV pilus secretin PilQ, whose protein sequence is MKPLLLPADNSRTVGSFIEVLRLSLAALTIIAQTPALAEEIDVIKRSDARRAEMARTRLLAQAVTAIEVRPETDLVTVVVAGDGQLFPEANFLDESRLIVDIPAVSSTLRRSVVQADHYLLKKIRVGHHADKVRLVFDVPERPVLSLAREDNKVLITLRPSERKISSVVAARVDGGEIGPFHPQTRKGLFVPGGRVVKKATRIVRPLQSQFTVQRVQMVGESAPAEKDDRSDDIVAGQTRFVGRRISLDFQQADITNILRLIAEVSGFNIVVGEGVKSKVTMKLASVPWDQALDMLLKMNGLGMIRQGSIVWVDSLANIAKQQDEEARAKDSKTKAEELVDRVFYIRNLQAQEVMTSLRQYLSPRGVMQFNQGSNALIVRETETKLAIVKQLVEGLDLEVPQVQIEARIVQADTVYARGLGIQWGFQAGNATPTDFFGVSNLIGPFAPAANGASTIPKTFLVNLPAQVGGLPAVPGIGWTFGKLNGDFALDMRLSAGELLGLTKVIAAPKITTLDKREAKISQGESIPFQTTSLQGTQTTFVDANLELNVTPQITSRDPKEDGKRILMRVRATRNAVGARSNPAGPSIDRREATTQVIVRDGETMVIGGVFVDTQANNVQGIPYLSRMPVLGWLFKNKSESVSKQELLIFLTPSIIKT, encoded by the coding sequence ATGAAACCACTACTTTTGCCGGCGGATAATTCTCGAACCGTTGGATCTTTCATCGAAGTCTTGAGGCTGTCGCTTGCCGCTCTGACCATAATTGCCCAGACGCCTGCGTTGGCCGAAGAGATCGACGTGATAAAGCGGAGTGATGCCAGGCGAGCCGAAATGGCTAGGACACGATTGCTGGCGCAGGCCGTGACCGCTATTGAGGTCCGTCCCGAAACGGACCTGGTGACCGTAGTAGTTGCCGGAGATGGCCAACTATTTCCTGAAGCCAATTTTTTAGATGAATCTCGCTTAATCGTCGATATTCCTGCGGTATCGTCCACTCTTAGACGATCAGTAGTACAGGCCGACCACTACCTGCTCAAAAAAATCAGAGTGGGACACCACGCTGATAAGGTCAGGCTGGTGTTCGATGTCCCCGAGCGCCCGGTTTTGTCTCTTGCTCGCGAAGATAATAAGGTATTGATCACATTGAGGCCGAGCGAGCGGAAAATATCCTCTGTTGTCGCTGCGCGCGTCGATGGAGGAGAGATCGGCCCATTCCACCCCCAGACCCGTAAGGGGCTATTCGTGCCGGGAGGTCGCGTGGTCAAGAAAGCGACGCGAATCGTGCGGCCCCTCCAGTCTCAGTTTACGGTGCAGCGGGTTCAGATGGTTGGAGAAAGTGCTCCAGCTGAAAAGGACGACAGATCCGATGACATTGTGGCAGGGCAAACACGATTTGTCGGTCGGCGTATCTCCCTCGATTTTCAACAGGCTGACATTACGAACATTCTTCGATTGATCGCCGAGGTCAGCGGCTTCAACATCGTCGTTGGAGAAGGCGTCAAGTCGAAGGTTACCATGAAGCTGGCGAGCGTGCCTTGGGACCAGGCGTTGGATATGCTCTTGAAGATGAACGGGCTCGGCATGATTCGCCAAGGTAGCATTGTGTGGGTCGATTCGCTGGCGAACATTGCCAAGCAGCAGGATGAAGAAGCACGGGCTAAGGATTCCAAGACGAAGGCCGAGGAACTGGTCGACCGTGTCTTCTATATCAGGAATCTCCAGGCCCAAGAGGTTATGACATCGCTGCGGCAATATTTAAGCCCACGGGGTGTCATGCAATTCAATCAGGGTAGCAACGCACTTATTGTGCGAGAGACCGAGACGAAGTTGGCAATCGTCAAACAGCTCGTGGAAGGACTCGACCTGGAAGTCCCTCAGGTTCAGATTGAGGCGCGCATTGTTCAAGCTGATACCGTTTATGCTCGAGGGTTAGGGATTCAGTGGGGATTCCAGGCGGGGAATGCCACACCCACCGATTTCTTTGGCGTCTCGAATCTTATCGGGCCATTTGCCCCGGCTGCGAATGGGGCTAGTACGATCCCTAAAACCTTCCTGGTTAATCTACCGGCCCAGGTCGGTGGATTGCCGGCGGTCCCGGGGATTGGGTGGACCTTTGGGAAACTAAATGGCGATTTTGCATTGGACATGCGGCTCTCCGCCGGAGAATTGCTAGGCCTGACCAAGGTGATCGCAGCGCCGAAGATCACTACGTTGGACAAGCGTGAAGCAAAGATCTCTCAAGGCGAATCGATTCCATTCCAAACGACATCCTTACAGGGTACGCAAACAACGTTTGTCGATGCGAATTTGGAATTGAATGTCACGCCTCAGATCACCTCACGCGATCCCAAGGAAGATGGGAAAAGAATCTTAATGCGTGTAAGAGCCACTCGGAATGCGGTCGGGGCACGGAGCAACCCTGCCGGCCCTAGCATCGACCGACGGGAAGCCACCACGCAGGTAATTGTTAGGGATGGTGAAACAATGGTGATCGGCGGAGTCTTCGTCGATACGCAGGCCAACAACGTGCAGGGCATTCCCTATCTGTCTCGTATGCCGGTTCTTGGTTGGTTGTTCAAGAACAAATCCGAATCAGTTTCAAAACAAGAGTTGCTCATTTTTCTCACGCCAAGTATTATCAAGACTTAG
- the aroB gene encoding 3-dehydroquinate synthase, whose product MIPTSTVKVSLAERSYEITIRAGLLERLGRELKRYGVQGKVGVVTDRHVARHYLKSSLKEIKKHGIDSVPIILAPGERSKTLKTVEQILDVLARHRFERSSMVLALGGGVVGDMAGFAASIYQRGIPYIQVPTTLVAQVDSSVGGKTGVDHRLGKNLIGSFYQPCAVWIDPLTLHTLPTRELVAGLAEVIKYGIIADESFFAYLQRHMSELRRQSPGIVATVVKRSCEIKAEVVAADERESDRRRILNYGHTIGHALEALGGYKSFVHGEAVGIGLVQEAELACFQGICSRAVVEEIRRTVKEAGLSDRMPRWTSQKIWKAMLHDKKVSGGRVIGVWPERIGQVRIGPIEKYVFEQWYSVSRIFPHGHA is encoded by the coding sequence GTGATTCCAACCTCAACGGTTAAGGTTTCTCTAGCTGAAAGGAGCTACGAGATCACCATCCGAGCCGGACTTTTAGAGAGGCTTGGAAGGGAATTGAAGAGATATGGGGTACAAGGAAAGGTCGGAGTTGTGACAGATCGGCATGTCGCTCGGCACTACCTGAAGAGTAGTCTGAAGGAAATCAAGAAGCATGGGATTGATTCCGTTCCGATCATTCTGGCTCCAGGAGAGCGGTCGAAAACGCTGAAGACCGTGGAGCAGATCCTCGACGTGTTGGCACGTCATCGATTCGAGCGGTCGTCTATGGTCTTGGCGCTCGGCGGTGGTGTTGTGGGCGACATGGCCGGCTTTGCTGCTTCGATCTACCAGCGTGGTATTCCCTACATTCAAGTGCCGACGACTCTTGTGGCGCAGGTCGATTCGAGTGTCGGAGGAAAGACGGGCGTCGATCATCGGCTTGGGAAGAACCTGATCGGGTCATTTTATCAACCATGCGCCGTATGGATAGATCCGTTGACTCTTCATACCTTGCCCACTCGGGAATTGGTCGCTGGTCTTGCCGAGGTCATTAAGTACGGGATCATTGCGGACGAGTCCTTCTTTGCCTATCTGCAGCGGCACATGTCCGAGCTGCGGAGGCAATCGCCTGGTATCGTTGCGACAGTGGTGAAACGATCCTGTGAGATAAAGGCCGAGGTGGTGGCTGCGGATGAACGAGAATCCGATCGCAGACGCATTCTCAACTATGGCCATACCATCGGACATGCCCTTGAAGCGTTGGGGGGGTATAAGTCATTCGTTCATGGAGAAGCGGTGGGCATTGGATTAGTACAAGAAGCCGAACTCGCCTGTTTTCAGGGGATTTGTTCTCGTGCTGTGGTCGAAGAGATTCGGCGTACTGTGAAGGAGGCGGGGTTGAGTGACCGTATGCCACGGTGGACATCGCAGAAGATATGGAAGGCCATGCTTCATGACAAAAAAGTCTCGGGAGGGCGAGTCATTGGGGTGTGGCCGGAACGTATCGGACAGGTACGGATAGGACCGATTGAAAAATACGTGTTTGAGCAATGGTATTCAGTTTCACGAATCTTTCCTCACGGTCATGCCTAA